In Mycolicibacterium mucogenicum DSM 44124, the following are encoded in one genomic region:
- a CDS encoding glutamate synthase-related protein yields MAGRSTTRTHGTRRYAAEGFEETRLPGLYDPDQDKSSCGVGFLTRKDGVQTHEVIRKLHEALCAVPHRGGMSSEGVGDGAGVNLDLSLRFFAELTNRSDLRLGQFGVGNFFLPNDPAHHDEAEAVIEKALLDQGFEILLKRDVPVDDSAIRAAATKYQLPIRQWVFLSDSDRKIHDALMAIEAIAYTRRELLGLYPLSLSARTQVLKGRLNSNEVVPYFRDLSDPRMEVHSMFFHTRFSTNTAPNATMAQPFRLMAHNGELNTDKKNRLSDNAMARAHNRAIIRPAGQSDSCRLDQTLQHRVLEDELDLVTAVVAMMPPAWENDTTLSPEVRAMLEYFSLYEEKNDGPAALIFGDDRFIGARLDRLGLRPLRTVETAEYLGVMSEAGQVYFPPEEVIKRGRIEAGGMLYYDHKAERSYGSTEALEILAAQHDYPEMLARARVNLADLPAVPPESQLSPARYNGDLNRYQRYVAYSMSQEDFKFLMDPMLATGQEKISAMGYGAAINALSNHEGGIARYFSQRFAQVTNPPLDSIREADGMTLRVALGAKPGSGGTPAPQIVIPSPILSHLDMLKIRDQSHTPVRVFGMRYRVALDGGQYNADVLVHAIDKLCDEVEAFARESGGIAVISDRHVEGARAPMPLTIVVSAINQRLIEEGLRLRVSLIAESGQVASSHHIATVLGFGASAVYPLTVQMRAEEKFGPDEQSVAAAYKRFAKAAEKSLMKTMGRVGLCTVESYIGGEFFEPNYLDTAGPVLRKYFPNVTAVVGGVGFRTLSDTSAEWHNRALQVSTEKDVPLLGLFKERAEGAGHSYGTTAVRGFVDMTEESIAFDDAARPKNADMADPVFLRTLPLNQLEGAFGLNDEAYRNNSFEELTPRAINSFDITPGYRSFVFAMNDERARRPAALRDVLAFPADVTFATTADEFRSEMGKFARFGNNSYLVRGLTVERMGDEFTIRLSHSPERLQALADSLVQRFGEEIIDHRIDDDRLWLVARARARHFLGMTQTAPEAIPLDSVQPADEIAATLTSGAMSHGALVANAHEAVAHGTNMVGGLSNCGEGGEHISRYGTIRGSRIKQFASGRFGVWAGYLADPMLRELEIKIGQGAKPGEGGQLPAPKVTVQIAAARGGTPGVELVSPPPHHDTYSIEDLAQLIHDCKAARVRVIVKLVSSEGIGIIAAGVAKAGADVINVAGNTGGTGAAAVTSLKYAGRSAEIGVAEVHQALVANGIRQKVVLRCSGAHQTASDVIKSALLGADSYEFGTTALMMLKCVMAKNCNIKCPAGLTTNAEAFEGDPRALAQYLLNISHEVREILATLGLPSLQHARGRSDLLHLLDHPSSIGQLDLRAMLAPAEGFVPEDPIYMERDYSVDDSFLAQLDLAGVAMEPVTLTNRNKSVGGQLAIDIERMLNHEGADGPAVATDDRGRRFLKPDSVVITTSGSAGQSYGAFCNDGMLLTHTGTCNDGVGKSACGGTIAVLSPGGGSEEPGGNVLIGNFALFGASGGRLFVAGEAGDRFAVRNSGATAVVEGVGEFLCEYMTNGAVFNIGEFGKGVANGMSGGFLYQFDPDGQLPSKVSADSVVVAPISEAPFHEATALTLLQWHAEATGSAKARRLLDDWHVTRQHVVYAMPRALLLYQDADAILAAKTRKELLDELATALAGYQVAKFKRSYRNGETVLGGAVPGYGDTDTEEMYALLNTYTVLHMAQQLAMSRTPGVADVTDPRIGKTVRNLVLTEDFFLIQKLQRYAREAIDGFSDEDLAVFVANKRINDYKEALAQRNVLSMDSPGTYGWILYQDAKNVEKIGRLPSFEELFAAQSVPDVAASFDSLESAQ; encoded by the coding sequence ATGGCGGGTCGCTCAACGACGAGAACCCACGGGACACGCCGGTATGCGGCTGAAGGGTTTGAGGAGACGCGATTGCCCGGACTGTACGACCCGGATCAGGACAAGAGCAGTTGCGGTGTCGGCTTCTTGACCCGGAAGGACGGCGTCCAGACTCACGAGGTCATCCGCAAACTCCACGAGGCGTTGTGCGCCGTACCGCACCGCGGCGGCATGTCCTCCGAAGGCGTGGGCGACGGCGCGGGCGTCAACCTCGATCTGTCACTGCGATTCTTCGCCGAACTCACCAATCGGTCCGACCTACGCCTCGGCCAGTTCGGCGTGGGCAACTTCTTCCTGCCGAATGATCCCGCCCACCATGACGAGGCCGAGGCGGTCATCGAGAAGGCACTCCTTGACCAGGGTTTCGAAATTCTGCTCAAGCGCGATGTCCCCGTGGATGATTCCGCAATCAGGGCCGCCGCGACGAAGTATCAGCTCCCCATCCGGCAGTGGGTGTTCCTGTCGGATTCGGATCGCAAGATCCACGATGCCCTCATGGCCATCGAGGCGATCGCCTACACCCGCCGCGAACTGCTTGGCCTGTACCCGCTTTCGTTGAGCGCACGCACGCAGGTGCTCAAGGGCCGGCTCAACTCGAACGAGGTGGTGCCCTACTTCCGCGATCTGTCCGATCCGCGGATGGAGGTGCACTCGATGTTCTTCCACACCCGCTTCTCCACCAACACGGCGCCCAATGCCACCATGGCCCAGCCGTTCCGGTTGATGGCCCACAACGGCGAGCTCAACACCGACAAGAAGAACCGGCTCTCCGACAACGCGATGGCGCGGGCGCACAACCGCGCCATCATCCGTCCCGCCGGACAATCGGACAGCTGCCGGCTCGACCAGACGCTGCAGCACCGGGTGCTCGAGGACGAACTGGACCTCGTCACGGCCGTGGTCGCCATGATGCCCCCGGCATGGGAGAACGACACCACACTGTCGCCTGAGGTCCGCGCCATGCTCGAGTACTTCAGCCTCTACGAGGAGAAGAACGACGGTCCTGCCGCACTGATCTTCGGCGACGACCGGTTCATCGGCGCGCGCCTCGACCGCTTGGGACTGCGCCCGCTGCGCACCGTGGAGACCGCCGAGTATCTGGGCGTCATGTCCGAAGCCGGGCAGGTGTACTTCCCGCCGGAGGAAGTGATCAAACGGGGCCGCATCGAAGCCGGCGGAATGCTGTACTACGACCACAAAGCGGAGCGGTCGTACGGTTCTACCGAAGCCCTGGAAATACTTGCTGCACAACATGATTACCCCGAAATGCTGGCGCGGGCCCGGGTCAACCTGGCCGACCTGCCCGCGGTGCCGCCGGAAAGCCAGCTCTCCCCCGCCCGCTACAACGGCGACCTGAACCGCTATCAGCGCTACGTCGCCTATTCCATGAGCCAGGAAGATTTCAAGTTCCTGATGGACCCGATGCTGGCCACCGGGCAGGAGAAGATCTCCGCGATGGGTTACGGCGCCGCGATCAACGCGCTGTCCAATCACGAAGGCGGCATTGCCCGGTATTTCTCGCAGCGGTTCGCTCAGGTCACCAATCCGCCGCTGGACAGCATCCGTGAAGCCGACGGCATGACGCTGCGGGTGGCACTCGGCGCCAAGCCGGGTAGTGGCGGTACACCGGCGCCGCAGATCGTCATCCCGTCTCCGATCCTGTCGCACCTGGACATGCTGAAGATCCGCGACCAGAGCCACACCCCGGTGCGGGTATTCGGCATGCGATACCGAGTGGCCCTCGATGGCGGGCAGTACAACGCCGACGTTCTGGTGCACGCGATCGACAAGCTGTGCGATGAGGTCGAGGCGTTCGCGCGCGAGTCGGGCGGCATCGCCGTCATCTCCGACCGTCACGTCGAAGGTGCCCGGGCGCCGATGCCTCTCACCATCGTGGTCTCGGCCATCAACCAGCGGCTCATCGAAGAAGGTCTGCGGCTGCGGGTGTCGCTGATCGCCGAGAGCGGCCAAGTGGCGTCGTCGCATCACATCGCGACGGTGCTCGGGTTCGGCGCGTCCGCGGTGTATCCGCTGACGGTGCAGATGCGCGCCGAGGAGAAGTTCGGTCCCGACGAGCAATCGGTTGCCGCCGCCTACAAGCGTTTCGCCAAGGCCGCGGAGAAGTCGTTGATGAAGACGATGGGCCGCGTCGGCCTGTGCACCGTCGAAAGTTACATCGGCGGTGAGTTTTTCGAGCCCAACTACCTCGACACCGCAGGGCCGGTGCTCCGCAAGTACTTTCCGAACGTCACCGCGGTCGTCGGCGGCGTCGGATTCCGTACGCTGTCCGACACCTCGGCTGAGTGGCATAACCGCGCCCTGCAGGTCAGCACCGAGAAAGACGTGCCGCTGCTCGGCCTGTTCAAGGAACGGGCGGAAGGCGCCGGGCACTCGTACGGCACCACGGCCGTGCGGGGATTCGTCGACATGACCGAGGAATCCATCGCGTTCGACGACGCTGCGCGGCCCAAGAATGCCGACATGGCCGACCCGGTGTTCCTGCGAACGCTGCCATTGAACCAACTCGAAGGTGCATTCGGTCTGAACGACGAGGCCTACCGCAACAACAGCTTCGAGGAACTGACGCCGCGAGCCATCAACAGCTTCGACATCACTCCCGGCTACCGCAGTTTCGTGTTCGCCATGAACGACGAACGTGCCCGCCGGCCTGCAGCTCTGCGCGACGTGCTGGCGTTCCCCGCCGACGTCACCTTCGCCACCACGGCGGACGAATTCCGTTCCGAGATGGGCAAGTTCGCTCGCTTCGGCAACAACTCCTACCTGGTGCGCGGTCTGACGGTAGAGCGGATGGGAGACGAGTTCACAATCCGGCTGAGCCACTCACCGGAGCGACTGCAGGCACTGGCGGACTCGTTGGTGCAGCGGTTCGGTGAGGAAATCATCGACCACCGAATCGACGACGACCGGCTGTGGCTCGTCGCTCGTGCGAGAGCTCGGCATTTCCTGGGAATGACGCAGACCGCGCCGGAAGCGATTCCGCTGGATTCGGTCCAACCGGCCGATGAGATCGCGGCCACGCTCACCTCCGGCGCCATGAGCCACGGTGCGCTGGTGGCGAACGCCCACGAGGCCGTCGCGCACGGCACCAACATGGTGGGCGGTCTGTCGAACTGCGGTGAGGGCGGCGAGCACATCAGCCGCTACGGCACCATCCGCGGCTCCCGCATCAAGCAGTTCGCCTCGGGCCGCTTCGGCGTGTGGGCCGGCTATCTGGCCGATCCGATGCTCCGCGAGCTGGAGATCAAGATCGGGCAGGGCGCCAAACCCGGTGAGGGCGGCCAGCTTCCGGCCCCCAAGGTGACGGTACAGATCGCGGCCGCCCGTGGCGGCACCCCCGGCGTCGAGCTGGTGTCGCCACCGCCGCACCACGACACGTATTCGATCGAGGACCTGGCACAGCTGATCCACGACTGCAAGGCCGCACGCGTGCGGGTGATCGTCAAGCTGGTGTCGAGTGAAGGCATCGGGATCATCGCCGCCGGTGTCGCCAAGGCCGGCGCAGACGTCATCAACGTGGCCGGCAACACCGGTGGCACCGGCGCGGCCGCCGTCACGAGCCTCAAGTACGCGGGCCGCTCGGCGGAGATCGGCGTCGCCGAAGTGCATCAGGCCCTGGTGGCCAACGGGATTCGGCAGAAAGTCGTCCTGCGATGTTCAGGCGCGCACCAAACCGCCAGTGACGTGATCAAATCGGCGCTACTCGGAGCGGACAGCTACGAGTTCGGCACCACCGCCCTGATGATGCTCAAGTGCGTCATGGCAAAGAACTGCAATATCAAATGCCCGGCAGGCCTGACCACCAACGCCGAGGCGTTCGAGGGCGATCCTCGTGCCTTGGCGCAGTACCTGCTCAACATCTCCCATGAAGTCCGCGAAATTCTCGCCACGCTCGGGCTGCCGTCATTGCAGCATGCCCGCGGCCGCAGCGACCTGCTGCACCTCCTGGATCATCCGTCCAGCATCGGCCAACTCGATCTGCGGGCAATGCTCGCCCCCGCAGAGGGTTTCGTCCCCGAAGACCCGATCTACATGGAACGGGACTACTCCGTCGACGACTCGTTCCTGGCCCAGCTCGACCTGGCCGGAGTCGCGATGGAACCGGTGACGCTGACCAACCGGAACAAGAGCGTCGGCGGACAGCTGGCGATCGACATCGAACGCATGCTCAACCACGAGGGTGCCGATGGTCCGGCGGTGGCGACCGACGACCGCGGCCGCCGCTTCCTGAAGCCGGACAGCGTCGTCATCACGACGTCCGGATCGGCCGGACAGAGCTACGGCGCGTTCTGCAACGACGGAATGCTGTTGACGCACACCGGAACTTGCAACGACGGCGTCGGCAAGAGCGCCTGTGGCGGCACCATTGCGGTGCTGTCCCCCGGCGGCGGATCGGAAGAGCCCGGCGGCAACGTGCTGATCGGTAACTTCGCCCTGTTCGGCGCATCGGGCGGCCGGCTGTTCGTCGCAGGTGAGGCCGGTGACCGGTTCGCCGTGCGTAACTCCGGCGCCACGGCAGTGGTCGAAGGCGTCGGCGAATTCCTCTGCGAGTACATGACCAACGGTGCGGTGTTCAACATCGGCGAGTTCGGCAAGGGTGTCGCCAATGGCATGAGTGGCGGATTCCTCTACCAGTTCGACCCCGACGGTCAGCTGCCCTCGAAGGTCAGTGCCGACTCGGTGGTCGTCGCCCCGATATCGGAGGCGCCGTTTCACGAAGCGACGGCACTGACTCTGCTGCAGTGGCATGCTGAGGCCACCGGTTCGGCGAAAGCGCGGCGGCTGCTTGACGATTGGCACGTCACCCGCCAGCACGTGGTGTACGCCATGCCGCGGGCACTGCTGCTGTACCAGGACGCCGACGCAATCCTGGCGGCCAAGACCCGCAAGGAACTGCTCGACGAACTGGCCACTGCGCTCGCCGGCTACCAAGTGGCCAAATTCAAGCGGTCCTACCGCAACGGCGAAACAGTGCTCGGCGGTGCGGTACCCGGTTACGGCGATACCGACACCGAGGAGATGTACGCGCTGCTCAACACCTACACGGTGCTGCACATGGCTCAGCAACTCGCCATGTCCCGCACCCCCGGGGTGGCTGACGTGACCGATCCACGGATCGGAAAGACTGTGCGCAACCTGGTGCTCACCGAGGATTTCTTCCTCATCCAGAAGCTGCAGCGCTACGCCCGCGAGGCCATCGACGGGTTCAGCGACGAGGACCTCGCGGTGTTCGTCGCCAACAAGCGGATCAACGACTACAAGGAGGCGCTGGCCCAACGCAATGTGCTGTCCATGGACAGTCCCGGCACCTACGGCTGGATCCTGTACCAAGATGCGAAGAACGTCGAGAAGATCGGCCGACTGCCGTCCTTCGAGGAACTGTTTGCCGCACAATCCGTCCCGGATGTCGCCGCCTCGTTCGACTCCCTGGAGAGCGCACAGTGA
- a CDS encoding thiolase family protein, whose product MTDAFVLGGVRTPFARYGSSLSHIRTDDLLGMTMKGACERVGVELGAIEDVVAGCVNPAHEGMGDVARWAALAAGFPDTVAGTTINRFCGSSLSATINVAHAIRAGDLGVGMACGVESMSRSGWAYMKGDAPFAPRGPVILLDTMWAGAGGPPNPALLARNAYISMIETAQKVADRYGLTREEIDAFALRTQRNAKAARDSGRLAKEIMPVEIAATKKSPVRLFEHDEFIRDETTAEQLAALRPQPGTTQMTAANSTPLTDGASALVLASGERAAELGVEPLARVVSSAVYGIDPLFMGLAPAWALPLAIKRAGLRPEQIDVWEVHEAFSAQALGVLRELPNQLDGFVVPDEKLTPNGGAVAIGHPFGATGARYVLTLATELRERNARYGAIGVCVGSGQGVAIVIENPSAA is encoded by the coding sequence ATGACAGACGCATTTGTGCTTGGTGGTGTCCGCACTCCATTTGCGCGGTACGGCAGTTCGCTGTCGCACATCCGCACCGACGACCTCCTCGGCATGACGATGAAGGGCGCGTGCGAACGCGTCGGCGTCGAGCTCGGAGCCATCGAGGACGTCGTCGCCGGCTGTGTGAATCCGGCGCACGAGGGGATGGGTGACGTCGCCCGCTGGGCGGCGCTCGCCGCGGGCTTCCCGGACACCGTGGCCGGGACGACGATCAACCGGTTCTGCGGGTCGTCGCTGAGCGCCACGATCAACGTCGCGCACGCAATCCGGGCCGGCGATCTGGGCGTGGGGATGGCCTGCGGCGTCGAGTCGATGTCGCGATCGGGCTGGGCCTACATGAAAGGCGACGCGCCGTTCGCACCGCGCGGGCCGGTCATCCTGCTCGACACCATGTGGGCCGGTGCCGGTGGTCCACCCAACCCCGCGCTGCTGGCGCGCAACGCGTACATCAGCATGATCGAGACCGCGCAAAAGGTCGCCGATCGCTACGGTCTGACGCGTGAGGAGATCGACGCCTTCGCGCTGCGCACGCAGCGAAATGCCAAGGCGGCCCGCGATTCCGGGCGCCTGGCCAAGGAGATCATGCCGGTCGAGATCGCCGCGACGAAGAAGTCGCCCGTGCGGCTTTTCGAGCACGACGAGTTCATCCGCGACGAGACCACGGCCGAGCAGCTGGCGGCGCTGCGCCCGCAGCCGGGAACCACGCAGATGACCGCGGCCAACTCGACACCACTCACCGATGGCGCCAGCGCGCTGGTGCTGGCGTCGGGGGAGCGCGCGGCGGAACTCGGCGTCGAGCCGTTGGCGCGGGTGGTGTCCTCGGCGGTGTACGGGATCGACCCGCTGTTCATGGGTCTCGCACCGGCGTGGGCGCTGCCCCTGGCCATCAAACGTGCCGGGCTGAGGCCCGAACAGATCGATGTCTGGGAGGTCCACGAGGCGTTCAGCGCGCAGGCCCTCGGGGTGTTGCGGGAGCTGCCGAATCAGCTCGACGGGTTCGTCGTGCCCGACGAGAAGCTCACGCCCAATGGCGGTGCCGTGGCGATCGGTCACCCGTTCGGCGCCACCGGGGCCCGGTACGTCCTGACCCTGGCCACCGAACTGCGCGAGCGCAACGCCCGGTACGGGGCCATCGGCGTCTGCGTCGGATCAGGTCAGGGCGTCGCGATTGTGATCGAAAACCCTTCTGCTGCCTGA
- a CDS encoding MerR family transcriptional regulator — MQISELARLTGASTKAVRYYEDLGLLAPSRLPNGYRDYSEDDVQIVSEVRALAAVGIAPSKAGPFIDCLRHGHEHSDECPESLAAYRDSIAVLDETIASLTQRRQDLAARLDAAACRAFDKKDEPLTDFTSLPAGLPVPENDGAADHLAGLQVPDITLRSSGGGEVQLRQLPAGRTILYLYPLTGRPGADLPAGWDAIPGARGCSTEACDFRDHFAELKAAGASQVWGLSSQDVDYQAEVVRRLRLPFHMLSDETFALADALRLPTFAADKHPRLYTRLTLVIRDSRIEHVFYPIFPPNTHAQQVLDWLRRA, encoded by the coding sequence ATGCAGATTTCTGAGCTGGCCCGGCTGACGGGCGCGTCGACCAAGGCCGTGCGGTACTACGAGGACCTCGGCCTCCTGGCGCCGTCGCGCCTGCCCAACGGCTACCGGGATTACTCCGAGGATGACGTACAGATCGTCAGCGAGGTTCGTGCGCTCGCCGCGGTCGGCATCGCCCCATCGAAGGCCGGGCCATTCATCGACTGCCTTCGTCATGGCCACGAACACAGCGACGAGTGCCCCGAGTCGCTTGCGGCGTATCGGGACAGCATCGCGGTCCTCGACGAGACCATCGCGTCGCTGACGCAGCGGCGGCAGGACCTCGCGGCGCGGCTCGACGCCGCCGCGTGCCGAGCATTCGACAAGAAGGACGAACCGTTGACAGATTTCACGTCGCTCCCCGCCGGCCTGCCCGTTCCCGAAAACGACGGTGCGGCTGATCATCTGGCCGGGCTGCAGGTCCCGGACATCACGCTGAGGTCGAGCGGCGGTGGGGAAGTCCAGCTGCGTCAGCTGCCGGCGGGCCGGACGATTCTGTACCTGTATCCGCTGACCGGCCGTCCCGGTGCCGACCTCCCCGCGGGCTGGGACGCGATTCCCGGGGCTCGGGGATGTTCCACCGAGGCGTGCGACTTCCGCGACCATTTCGCCGAGCTGAAAGCCGCTGGGGCGAGCCAGGTCTGGGGACTGTCCAGCCAGGATGTCGACTACCAGGCCGAAGTGGTGCGGCGGCTGCGGCTGCCGTTCCACATGTTGTCGGACGAGACGTTCGCGCTGGCCGACGCGCTGCGGCTCCCGACCTTCGCCGCAGACAAGCATCCTCGGCTCTACACCCGCCTCACGCTGGTGATCCGGGACAGCCGGATCGAGCACGTCTTCTATCCGATCTTCCCGCCGAACACCCACGCGCAGCAGGTGCTCGACTGGCTGCGCCGAGCGTGA
- a CDS encoding sulfite reductase subunit alpha, translated as MKIAYIPEDAPFSGDQRAWISGFLAGLHSRLAINVAAPPPVVVGDQPASLPQLRILYGTQTGNAEGVANDAAAAAKSQGFDVKVSGLDEIELGEFAGLKFVLIVTSTYGEGEMPDNAELFWEALSASTAPRLEGVSFGVLALGDTGYDGFCQAGKLFDMRLEQLGATRVVPRTDCDVDYEAQAADWIQSALMALVPTSGASGRPSAPPPSTVARSGWTRKNPFVAGVAVNRLLSGPGSDKEIRHYEFALADSGIEYEAGDALAVLPQNNPALVQAIAEHFRVSVDTMVAGEPLSELLGNRYEISSPSKDLLGEVESRAENEELSHVLRGGVKERLDRWLWGKDILDVLRIAGDDLSVEEFVGLLKPLQHRAYSISSSALAHPDRIHLTVASVRYEMGGRMRGGVCSTFLADRSETAKIFLQPNKSFRVPADNDVPMIMVGPGTGIAPFRAFLQEREKRGAGGRNWLFFGDQHRADDYVYEDELTAWQASGLLDRLDLAFSRDQREKVYVQHRMRENGKELFGWLQDGGHFYVCGDALRMAKDVDQALHDVVAEHGGLDHDAATDYVNELKREKRYVRDVY; from the coding sequence GTGAAGATCGCCTACATTCCCGAAGACGCCCCGTTCAGCGGAGACCAGCGTGCCTGGATCTCCGGCTTCCTGGCCGGTCTGCATTCCCGACTGGCGATCAATGTCGCTGCCCCGCCGCCCGTGGTCGTCGGTGACCAACCGGCCTCGCTTCCGCAGCTGCGTATCCTGTACGGAACCCAGACGGGCAACGCCGAGGGCGTCGCGAATGATGCTGCGGCAGCGGCCAAGTCACAGGGTTTCGACGTCAAGGTCAGCGGACTCGACGAGATCGAACTGGGCGAGTTCGCCGGCCTGAAGTTCGTGCTGATCGTCACCTCGACCTATGGCGAGGGCGAGATGCCCGACAATGCCGAATTGTTCTGGGAGGCCCTGTCGGCGTCGACGGCACCGCGGTTGGAGGGTGTCTCGTTCGGTGTACTGGCCCTCGGCGACACCGGCTATGACGGCTTCTGCCAGGCCGGCAAGCTGTTCGACATGCGCCTGGAACAACTCGGCGCGACCCGCGTCGTCCCGCGCACCGACTGCGACGTCGACTACGAGGCACAGGCCGCCGACTGGATTCAGAGTGCACTGATGGCGCTGGTGCCGACATCCGGTGCCAGTGGACGGCCGTCGGCGCCGCCGCCCAGTACGGTCGCGCGCTCCGGATGGACGCGGAAGAACCCGTTCGTCGCGGGGGTGGCGGTCAACCGCTTGCTGTCGGGCCCGGGTTCGGACAAGGAGATCCGGCATTACGAATTCGCCTTGGCGGACAGCGGTATCGAATACGAGGCCGGTGACGCGCTGGCCGTGCTGCCGCAGAACAATCCTGCTCTGGTGCAGGCCATCGCCGAGCATTTCCGGGTGTCCGTCGACACGATGGTCGCCGGCGAGCCGCTGAGCGAGCTCCTCGGGAATCGATACGAAATCAGTTCTCCATCAAAGGATTTGCTCGGTGAGGTGGAAAGTCGCGCCGAGAACGAAGAACTGTCGCACGTGCTGCGCGGCGGCGTGAAGGAGCGACTGGACCGCTGGCTGTGGGGTAAGGACATCCTCGACGTACTGCGCATCGCCGGCGACGACCTGAGCGTCGAAGAATTCGTCGGATTGCTCAAACCCCTTCAGCACCGGGCATATTCGATCTCATCGAGTGCGCTCGCGCATCCTGATCGTATCCACCTGACGGTGGCCAGCGTGCGCTACGAAATGGGCGGGCGCATGCGCGGCGGCGTGTGCTCGACGTTCCTGGCCGACCGCAGCGAGACGGCGAAAATCTTTCTGCAACCGAACAAGTCGTTCCGGGTGCCAGCCGATAACGACGTGCCGATGATCATGGTCGGTCCCGGCACCGGAATCGCACCATTCCGGGCGTTCCTGCAAGAACGCGAAAAGCGCGGTGCCGGCGGCCGCAACTGGCTGTTCTTCGGCGACCAGCATCGCGCGGACGACTACGTCTACGAAGACGAACTGACGGCGTGGCAGGCCTCCGGCCTGCTGGACCGACTGGACCTGGCGTTCTCGCGCGATCAGCGCGAGAAGGTCTATGTGCAGCACCGGATGCGCGAGAACGGCAAAGAACTGTTCGGCTGGCTCCAGGACGGTGGCCACTTCTACGTCTGTGGCGACGCGTTACGGATGGCCAAAGACGTCGACCAGGCACTGCACGATGTGGTCGCCGAACACGGCGGACTCGATCATGACGCCGCCACTGACTACGTCAACGAACTCAAACGCGAGAAGCGGTACGTGCGCGATGTGTACTGA
- a CDS encoding NAD(P)H-dependent flavin oxidoreductase, whose product MPLHTPLSELFGIDHPIVLAPMGDVSGGRLAAAVSEGGGLGLIGGGRGDLTMLAAECQLAKQGTEKPWGVGLLTWAVNPEIIDWVIAQQPAAIILSFGDPAPFAKAIHDAGIPLLSQVHSLDEAKQALDAGVQVLVAQGREAGGHHGGRSTLPFVPAVVDIAHGIPVLAAGGIADGRGLAAALTLGAAGAMIGTRFEATHESLLSAAESKVMLKAKAADTTSGRAIDIAARPVETRWPAEYPARTVRSVFTDEWQDRDAELDADPKAQQEFRTKVAELHMDYVPIWAGEALDLIDELELATPLVQKIAHDAERALTRAHAYIR is encoded by the coding sequence ATGCCCTTGCACACCCCGCTGTCGGAACTGTTCGGCATCGACCACCCGATCGTCCTGGCCCCGATGGGCGACGTATCCGGTGGCCGGCTGGCAGCCGCGGTATCGGAGGGTGGCGGGCTGGGCCTGATCGGCGGCGGCCGCGGTGACCTCACGATGCTCGCCGCTGAATGCCAGCTGGCCAAGCAGGGCACCGAAAAGCCCTGGGGCGTCGGCCTACTCACCTGGGCGGTGAACCCGGAGATCATCGACTGGGTGATCGCGCAACAGCCCGCCGCCATCATCTTGTCGTTCGGCGACCCCGCCCCGTTCGCCAAGGCCATCCACGACGCCGGCATCCCGCTGCTGTCCCAGGTGCACAGCCTCGATGAGGCCAAGCAGGCGCTCGACGCCGGAGTCCAGGTACTGGTCGCGCAGGGCCGGGAGGCCGGGGGCCACCACGGCGGCAGGTCGACGCTGCCGTTCGTGCCTGCGGTCGTCGACATCGCGCACGGCATCCCGGTTCTTGCCGCCGGTGGGATAGCAGACGGCCGCGGCCTGGCGGCTGCGCTGACCCTCGGCGCGGCGGGCGCCATGATCGGCACCCGATTCGAGGCCACCCACGAGTCCCTGCTCAGCGCCGCCGAGTCCAAGGTCATGCTGAAAGCGAAGGCGGCGGACACCACCAGCGGCCGCGCCATCGACATCGCCGCGCGCCCTGTCGAAACGCGTTGGCCGGCCGAGTATCCGGCGCGTACCGTGCGCAGCGTCTTCACCGACGAGTGGCAGGACCGCGACGCCGAGCTCGACGCGGATCCCAAGGCACAGCAGGAGTTCCGCACCAAGGTGGCCGAGCTGCACATGGATTACGTGCCGATCTGGGCCGGTGAGGCCCTCGACCTCATCGATGAGCTGGAGCTGGCCACTCCCCTGGTCCAGAAGATCGCGCACGATGCCGAACGCGCGCTGACCCGAGCCCACGCCTACATCCGCTGA